In Zonotrichia leucophrys gambelii isolate GWCS_2022_RI chromosome 12, RI_Zleu_2.0, whole genome shotgun sequence, a single genomic region encodes these proteins:
- the PXK gene encoding PX domain-containing protein kinase-like protein isoform X6, whose translation MAFMEKPPAGKVLLDDTVPLTAQIEASQSLHSHTEYIIRVQRGVSTENSWQIVRRYSDFDLLNNSLQISTLSLPLPPKKLIGNMEREFIAERQKGLQAYLDVITTHHILSNCELVKKFLDPNSYSVNYTEIALQHVSMFFRSEPKWEVVEPLKDIGWRIRKKYFLMKIKNQPKERLVLSWADLGPDKYLSDRDLQYAVKLLSSCSHPYIYKITFATANESSALVIRPFSEKGTLKDLIYKAKPKDPFLKKYCNPKKIQGLELQQIKTYGRQILEVLKFLHEKGFPYGHLHSANVMLDGDTCKLLDLENSLLGLPSFYRSYFSQFRKINTLEGVDVHCFGHLLYEMTYGRPPDTIPVESFPPAPSVFVVSVLESILTCEALKNGMPTVSRLLQMPLFSDVLLTNSEKPQFKIPTKLKEALKISKECIEKRLTEEQKLIHQHRRLTRAQSHHGSEEEKKKRKILARKKSKRSANESGEEHSAKYSNSNNSGSGASSPLTSPSSPTPPSTAEHASF comes from the exons ATGGCTTTCATGGAGAAGCCGCCGGCCGGCAAGGTGCTGCTGGACGACACGGTGCCGCTGACAGCGCAGATCGAGGCGAGCCAGAGCCTGCACTCGCACACG gAATACATAATCCGTGTCCAGAGAGGAGTTTCAACAGAAAACAGCTGGCAG attGTGAGGCGATATAGTGACTTTGACTTGTTGAATAATAGCCTGCAG ATCTCAACTCTAAGTCTACCTCTTCCTCCAAAAAAGTTGATTGGAAATATGGAGCGTGAATTCATTGCTGAAAGACAGAAGGGCCTCCAGGCCTACCTGGATGTAATTACCACCCATCACATACTGTCCAACTGTGAACTGGTAAAGAAATTCTTGGACCCAAACAGCTATTCTGTAAATTACACTG aaattGCCTTACAGCATGTTTCAATGTTCTTCCGATCAGAGCCAAAGTGGGAAGTAGTTGAACCATTAAAAGATATAG GTTGGCGAATACgtaagaaatatttcctaatgaAAATTAAGAATCAACCAAAGGAACGGCTAGTGTTAAGCTGG GCTGATCTTGGCCCTGATAAATACTTGTCTGACAGAGACTTACAGTATGCTGTGAAACTTCTTTCTTCCTGTTCT CATCCCTATATTTACAAAATCACTTTTGCCACTGCCAACGAATCTTCAGCGCTGGTTATTAGACCATTCAGTGAAAAAGGGACACTAAAGGACCTTATTTATAAG GCAAAGCCAAAAGACCCATTCCTGAAGAAGTATTGCAATCCTAAAAAAATTCAAGGTCTTGAACttcagcaaataaaaacatatgGAAGGCAAATATTAGAg gTATTAAAATTCCTCCATGAGAAAGGATTTCCTTATGGCCATCTTCACTCTGCCAATGTGATGCTGGATGGGGATACCTGCAAGTTACTGGATCTAGAAAATTCCTTGTTGGGACTCCCATCGTTTTATCGATCCTACTTTTCCCAGTTTCGGAAAATTAAT ACTTTAGAGGGTGTTGATGTTCATTGCTTTGGACACTTACTGTATGAAATGACCTATGGAAGACCTCCAGACACCATTCCAGTGGAGAGCTTCCCCCCTGCTCCATCAGTGTTTGTTG tgtcaGTGTTGGAGTCCATTCTGACTTGTGAAGCTCTGAAGAATGGGATGCCAACTGTCTCACGGCTCTTACAGATGCC ATTATTCAGTGATGTCCTGCTAACAAACTCTGAGAAGCCACAGTTTAAG ATTCCTACTAAGCTAAAAGAGGCATTGAAAATCTCCAAGGAATGCATAGAAAAGCGATTAACAGAGGAACAGAAATTG ATTCACCAGCACAGAAGGCTGACAAGAGCTCAATCTCATCATggctctgaagaagaaaaaaagaaaaggaagatctTGGCACGAAAA AAGTCAAAACGTTCTGCCAATGAAAGTGGGGAAGAACACTCAGCCAAATACAGCAACTCAAATAACTCAG GCTCTGGGGCCAGTTCTCCTTTAACATCTCCATCATCCCCCACTCCGCCCTCCACAGCAG AGCATGCATCATTTTGA
- the PXK gene encoding PX domain-containing protein kinase-like protein isoform X2 produces the protein MAFMEKPPAGKVLLDDTVPLTAQIEASQSLHSHTEYIIRVQRGVSTENSWQIVRRYSDFDLLNNSLQISTLSLPLPPKKLIGNMEREFIAERQKGLQAYLDVITTHHILSNCELVKKFLDPNSYSVNYTEIALQHVSMFFRSEPKWEVVEPLKDIGWRIRKKYFLMKIKNQPKERLVLSWADLGPDKYLSDRDLQYAVKLLSSCSHPYIYKITFATANESSALVIRPFSEKGTLKDLIYKAKPKDPFLKKYCNPKKIQGLELQQIKTYGRQILEVLKFLHEKGFPYGHLHSANVMLDGDTCKLLDLENSLLGLPSFYRSYFSQFRKINTLEGVDVHCFGHLLYEMTYGRPPDTIPVESFPPAPSVFVVSVLESILTCEALKNGMPTVSRLLQMPLFSDVLLTNSEKPQFKIPTKLKEALKISKECIEKRLTEEQKLIHQHRRLTRAQSHHGSEEEKKKRKILARKKSKRSANESGEEHSAKYSNSNNSGSGASSPLTSPSSPTPPSTAGASSIPPAPPPPPPPPAAPPPGSEGSAEAPPARPEVSASRGALLSSIQNFQKGTLKKTQTCDHSAPRIS, from the exons ATGGCTTTCATGGAGAAGCCGCCGGCCGGCAAGGTGCTGCTGGACGACACGGTGCCGCTGACAGCGCAGATCGAGGCGAGCCAGAGCCTGCACTCGCACACG gAATACATAATCCGTGTCCAGAGAGGAGTTTCAACAGAAAACAGCTGGCAG attGTGAGGCGATATAGTGACTTTGACTTGTTGAATAATAGCCTGCAG ATCTCAACTCTAAGTCTACCTCTTCCTCCAAAAAAGTTGATTGGAAATATGGAGCGTGAATTCATTGCTGAAAGACAGAAGGGCCTCCAGGCCTACCTGGATGTAATTACCACCCATCACATACTGTCCAACTGTGAACTGGTAAAGAAATTCTTGGACCCAAACAGCTATTCTGTAAATTACACTG aaattGCCTTACAGCATGTTTCAATGTTCTTCCGATCAGAGCCAAAGTGGGAAGTAGTTGAACCATTAAAAGATATAG GTTGGCGAATACgtaagaaatatttcctaatgaAAATTAAGAATCAACCAAAGGAACGGCTAGTGTTAAGCTGG GCTGATCTTGGCCCTGATAAATACTTGTCTGACAGAGACTTACAGTATGCTGTGAAACTTCTTTCTTCCTGTTCT CATCCCTATATTTACAAAATCACTTTTGCCACTGCCAACGAATCTTCAGCGCTGGTTATTAGACCATTCAGTGAAAAAGGGACACTAAAGGACCTTATTTATAAG GCAAAGCCAAAAGACCCATTCCTGAAGAAGTATTGCAATCCTAAAAAAATTCAAGGTCTTGAACttcagcaaataaaaacatatgGAAGGCAAATATTAGAg gTATTAAAATTCCTCCATGAGAAAGGATTTCCTTATGGCCATCTTCACTCTGCCAATGTGATGCTGGATGGGGATACCTGCAAGTTACTGGATCTAGAAAATTCCTTGTTGGGACTCCCATCGTTTTATCGATCCTACTTTTCCCAGTTTCGGAAAATTAAT ACTTTAGAGGGTGTTGATGTTCATTGCTTTGGACACTTACTGTATGAAATGACCTATGGAAGACCTCCAGACACCATTCCAGTGGAGAGCTTCCCCCCTGCTCCATCAGTGTTTGTTG tgtcaGTGTTGGAGTCCATTCTGACTTGTGAAGCTCTGAAGAATGGGATGCCAACTGTCTCACGGCTCTTACAGATGCC ATTATTCAGTGATGTCCTGCTAACAAACTCTGAGAAGCCACAGTTTAAG ATTCCTACTAAGCTAAAAGAGGCATTGAAAATCTCCAAGGAATGCATAGAAAAGCGATTAACAGAGGAACAGAAATTG ATTCACCAGCACAGAAGGCTGACAAGAGCTCAATCTCATCATggctctgaagaagaaaaaaagaaaaggaagatctTGGCACGAAAA AAGTCAAAACGTTCTGCCAATGAAAGTGGGGAAGAACACTCAGCCAAATACAGCAACTCAAATAACTCAG GCTCTGGGGCCAGTTCTCCTTTAACATCTCCATCATCCCCCACTCCGCCCTCCACAGCAG GAGCATCGTCCATCCCgccagccccgccgccgccgcccccgccgccagCAGCTCCGCCCCCGGGCTCAGAGGGGAGCGCGGaggcgcccccggcccggcccgagGTCAGCGCCAGCCgaggagccctgctcagctccatccAGAACTTCCAGAAAGGAACCCTGAAGAAAACACAGACGTGCGACCACAGCGCCCCCAGGATCAGCTGA
- the PXK gene encoding PX domain-containing protein kinase-like protein isoform X7: MEREFIAERQKGLQAYLDVITTHHILSNCELVKKFLDPNSYSVNYTEIALQHVSMFFRSEPKWEVVEPLKDIGWRIRKKYFLMKIKNQPKERLVLSWADLGPDKYLSDRDLQYAVKLLSSCSHPYIYKITFATANESSALVIRPFSEKGTLKDLIYKAKPKDPFLKKYCNPKKIQGLELQQIKTYGRQILEVLKFLHEKGFPYGHLHSANVMLDGDTCKLLDLENSLLGLPSFYRSYFSQFRKINTLEGVDVHCFGHLLYEMTYGRPPDTIPVESFPPAPSVFVVSVLESILTCEALKNGMPTVSRLLQMPLFSDVLLTNSEKPQFKIPTKLKEALKISKECIEKRLTEEQKLIHQHRRLTRAQSHHGSEEEKKKRKILARKKSKRSANESGEEHSAKYSNSNNSAGSGASSPLTSPSSPTPPSTAGASSIPPAPPPPPPPPAAPPPGSEGSAEAPPARPEVSASRGALLSSIQNFQKGTLKKTQTCDHSAPRIS; the protein is encoded by the exons ATGGAGCGTGAATTCATTGCTGAAAGACAGAAGGGCCTCCAGGCCTACCTGGATGTAATTACCACCCATCACATACTGTCCAACTGTGAACTGGTAAAGAAATTCTTGGACCCAAACAGCTATTCTGTAAATTACACTG aaattGCCTTACAGCATGTTTCAATGTTCTTCCGATCAGAGCCAAAGTGGGAAGTAGTTGAACCATTAAAAGATATAG GTTGGCGAATACgtaagaaatatttcctaatgaAAATTAAGAATCAACCAAAGGAACGGCTAGTGTTAAGCTGG GCTGATCTTGGCCCTGATAAATACTTGTCTGACAGAGACTTACAGTATGCTGTGAAACTTCTTTCTTCCTGTTCT CATCCCTATATTTACAAAATCACTTTTGCCACTGCCAACGAATCTTCAGCGCTGGTTATTAGACCATTCAGTGAAAAAGGGACACTAAAGGACCTTATTTATAAG GCAAAGCCAAAAGACCCATTCCTGAAGAAGTATTGCAATCCTAAAAAAATTCAAGGTCTTGAACttcagcaaataaaaacatatgGAAGGCAAATATTAGAg gTATTAAAATTCCTCCATGAGAAAGGATTTCCTTATGGCCATCTTCACTCTGCCAATGTGATGCTGGATGGGGATACCTGCAAGTTACTGGATCTAGAAAATTCCTTGTTGGGACTCCCATCGTTTTATCGATCCTACTTTTCCCAGTTTCGGAAAATTAAT ACTTTAGAGGGTGTTGATGTTCATTGCTTTGGACACTTACTGTATGAAATGACCTATGGAAGACCTCCAGACACCATTCCAGTGGAGAGCTTCCCCCCTGCTCCATCAGTGTTTGTTG tgtcaGTGTTGGAGTCCATTCTGACTTGTGAAGCTCTGAAGAATGGGATGCCAACTGTCTCACGGCTCTTACAGATGCC ATTATTCAGTGATGTCCTGCTAACAAACTCTGAGAAGCCACAGTTTAAG ATTCCTACTAAGCTAAAAGAGGCATTGAAAATCTCCAAGGAATGCATAGAAAAGCGATTAACAGAGGAACAGAAATTG ATTCACCAGCACAGAAGGCTGACAAGAGCTCAATCTCATCATggctctgaagaagaaaaaaagaaaaggaagatctTGGCACGAAAA AAGTCAAAACGTTCTGCCAATGAAAGTGGGGAAGAACACTCAGCCAAATACAGCAACTCAAATAACTCAG CAGGCTCTGGGGCCAGTTCTCCTTTAACATCTCCATCATCCCCCACTCCGCCCTCCACAGCAG GAGCATCGTCCATCCCgccagccccgccgccgccgcccccgccgccagCAGCTCCGCCCCCGGGCTCAGAGGGGAGCGCGGaggcgcccccggcccggcccgagGTCAGCGCCAGCCgaggagccctgctcagctccatccAGAACTTCCAGAAAGGAACCCTGAAGAAAACACAGACGTGCGACCACAGCGCCCCCAGGATCAGCTGA
- the PXK gene encoding PX domain-containing protein kinase-like protein isoform X1, whose translation MAFMEKPPAGKVLLDDTVPLTAQIEASQSLHSHTEYIIRVQRGVSTENSWQIVRRYSDFDLLNNSLQISTLSLPLPPKKLIGNMEREFIAERQKGLQAYLDVITTHHILSNCELVKKFLDPNSYSVNYTEIALQHVSMFFRSEPKWEVVEPLKDIGWRIRKKYFLMKIKNQPKERLVLSWADLGPDKYLSDRDLQYAVKLLSSCSHPYIYKITFATANESSALVIRPFSEKGTLKDLIYKAKPKDPFLKKYCNPKKIQGLELQQIKTYGRQILEVLKFLHEKGFPYGHLHSANVMLDGDTCKLLDLENSLLGLPSFYRSYFSQFRKINTLEGVDVHCFGHLLYEMTYGRPPDTIPVESFPPAPSVFVVSVLESILTCEALKNGMPTVSRLLQMPLFSDVLLTNSEKPQFKIPTKLKEALKISKECIEKRLTEEQKLIHQHRRLTRAQSHHGSEEEKKKRKILARKKSKRSANESGEEHSAKYSNSNNSAGSGASSPLTSPSSPTPPSTAGASSIPPAPPPPPPPPAAPPPGSEGSAEAPPARPEVSASRGALLSSIQNFQKGTLKKTQTCDHSAPRIS comes from the exons ATGGCTTTCATGGAGAAGCCGCCGGCCGGCAAGGTGCTGCTGGACGACACGGTGCCGCTGACAGCGCAGATCGAGGCGAGCCAGAGCCTGCACTCGCACACG gAATACATAATCCGTGTCCAGAGAGGAGTTTCAACAGAAAACAGCTGGCAG attGTGAGGCGATATAGTGACTTTGACTTGTTGAATAATAGCCTGCAG ATCTCAACTCTAAGTCTACCTCTTCCTCCAAAAAAGTTGATTGGAAATATGGAGCGTGAATTCATTGCTGAAAGACAGAAGGGCCTCCAGGCCTACCTGGATGTAATTACCACCCATCACATACTGTCCAACTGTGAACTGGTAAAGAAATTCTTGGACCCAAACAGCTATTCTGTAAATTACACTG aaattGCCTTACAGCATGTTTCAATGTTCTTCCGATCAGAGCCAAAGTGGGAAGTAGTTGAACCATTAAAAGATATAG GTTGGCGAATACgtaagaaatatttcctaatgaAAATTAAGAATCAACCAAAGGAACGGCTAGTGTTAAGCTGG GCTGATCTTGGCCCTGATAAATACTTGTCTGACAGAGACTTACAGTATGCTGTGAAACTTCTTTCTTCCTGTTCT CATCCCTATATTTACAAAATCACTTTTGCCACTGCCAACGAATCTTCAGCGCTGGTTATTAGACCATTCAGTGAAAAAGGGACACTAAAGGACCTTATTTATAAG GCAAAGCCAAAAGACCCATTCCTGAAGAAGTATTGCAATCCTAAAAAAATTCAAGGTCTTGAACttcagcaaataaaaacatatgGAAGGCAAATATTAGAg gTATTAAAATTCCTCCATGAGAAAGGATTTCCTTATGGCCATCTTCACTCTGCCAATGTGATGCTGGATGGGGATACCTGCAAGTTACTGGATCTAGAAAATTCCTTGTTGGGACTCCCATCGTTTTATCGATCCTACTTTTCCCAGTTTCGGAAAATTAAT ACTTTAGAGGGTGTTGATGTTCATTGCTTTGGACACTTACTGTATGAAATGACCTATGGAAGACCTCCAGACACCATTCCAGTGGAGAGCTTCCCCCCTGCTCCATCAGTGTTTGTTG tgtcaGTGTTGGAGTCCATTCTGACTTGTGAAGCTCTGAAGAATGGGATGCCAACTGTCTCACGGCTCTTACAGATGCC ATTATTCAGTGATGTCCTGCTAACAAACTCTGAGAAGCCACAGTTTAAG ATTCCTACTAAGCTAAAAGAGGCATTGAAAATCTCCAAGGAATGCATAGAAAAGCGATTAACAGAGGAACAGAAATTG ATTCACCAGCACAGAAGGCTGACAAGAGCTCAATCTCATCATggctctgaagaagaaaaaaagaaaaggaagatctTGGCACGAAAA AAGTCAAAACGTTCTGCCAATGAAAGTGGGGAAGAACACTCAGCCAAATACAGCAACTCAAATAACTCAG CAGGCTCTGGGGCCAGTTCTCCTTTAACATCTCCATCATCCCCCACTCCGCCCTCCACAGCAG GAGCATCGTCCATCCCgccagccccgccgccgccgcccccgccgccagCAGCTCCGCCCCCGGGCTCAGAGGGGAGCGCGGaggcgcccccggcccggcccgagGTCAGCGCCAGCCgaggagccctgctcagctccatccAGAACTTCCAGAAAGGAACCCTGAAGAAAACACAGACGTGCGACCACAGCGCCCCCAGGATCAGCTGA
- the PXK gene encoding PX domain-containing protein kinase-like protein isoform X3, whose translation MAFMEKPPAGKVLLDDTVPLTAQIEASQSLHSHTEYIIRVQRGVSTENSWQIVRRYSDFDLLNNSLQISTLSLPLPPKKLIGNMEREFIAERQKGLQAYLDVITTHHILSNCELVKKFLDPNSYSVNYTEIALQHVSMFFRSEPKWEVVEPLKDIGWRIRKKYFLMKIKNQPKERLVLSWADLGPDKYLSDRDLQYAVKLLSSCSHPYIYKITFATANESSALVIRPFSEKGTLKDLIYKAKPKDPFLKKYCNPKKIQGLELQQIKTYGRQILEVLKFLHEKGFPYGHLHSANVMLDGDTCKLLDLENSLLGLPSFYRSYFSQFRKINTLEGVDVHCFGHLLYEMTYGRPPDTIPVESFPPAPSVFVVSVLESILTCEALKNGMPTVSRLLQMPLFSDVLLTNSEKPQFKIPTKLKEALKISKECIEKRLTEEQKLIHQHRRLTRAQSHHGSEEEKKKRKILARKKSKRSANESGEEHSAKYSNSNNSAGSGASSPLTSPSSPTPPSTAGIKFTASDLLPIPFNTLF comes from the exons ATGGCTTTCATGGAGAAGCCGCCGGCCGGCAAGGTGCTGCTGGACGACACGGTGCCGCTGACAGCGCAGATCGAGGCGAGCCAGAGCCTGCACTCGCACACG gAATACATAATCCGTGTCCAGAGAGGAGTTTCAACAGAAAACAGCTGGCAG attGTGAGGCGATATAGTGACTTTGACTTGTTGAATAATAGCCTGCAG ATCTCAACTCTAAGTCTACCTCTTCCTCCAAAAAAGTTGATTGGAAATATGGAGCGTGAATTCATTGCTGAAAGACAGAAGGGCCTCCAGGCCTACCTGGATGTAATTACCACCCATCACATACTGTCCAACTGTGAACTGGTAAAGAAATTCTTGGACCCAAACAGCTATTCTGTAAATTACACTG aaattGCCTTACAGCATGTTTCAATGTTCTTCCGATCAGAGCCAAAGTGGGAAGTAGTTGAACCATTAAAAGATATAG GTTGGCGAATACgtaagaaatatttcctaatgaAAATTAAGAATCAACCAAAGGAACGGCTAGTGTTAAGCTGG GCTGATCTTGGCCCTGATAAATACTTGTCTGACAGAGACTTACAGTATGCTGTGAAACTTCTTTCTTCCTGTTCT CATCCCTATATTTACAAAATCACTTTTGCCACTGCCAACGAATCTTCAGCGCTGGTTATTAGACCATTCAGTGAAAAAGGGACACTAAAGGACCTTATTTATAAG GCAAAGCCAAAAGACCCATTCCTGAAGAAGTATTGCAATCCTAAAAAAATTCAAGGTCTTGAACttcagcaaataaaaacatatgGAAGGCAAATATTAGAg gTATTAAAATTCCTCCATGAGAAAGGATTTCCTTATGGCCATCTTCACTCTGCCAATGTGATGCTGGATGGGGATACCTGCAAGTTACTGGATCTAGAAAATTCCTTGTTGGGACTCCCATCGTTTTATCGATCCTACTTTTCCCAGTTTCGGAAAATTAAT ACTTTAGAGGGTGTTGATGTTCATTGCTTTGGACACTTACTGTATGAAATGACCTATGGAAGACCTCCAGACACCATTCCAGTGGAGAGCTTCCCCCCTGCTCCATCAGTGTTTGTTG tgtcaGTGTTGGAGTCCATTCTGACTTGTGAAGCTCTGAAGAATGGGATGCCAACTGTCTCACGGCTCTTACAGATGCC ATTATTCAGTGATGTCCTGCTAACAAACTCTGAGAAGCCACAGTTTAAG ATTCCTACTAAGCTAAAAGAGGCATTGAAAATCTCCAAGGAATGCATAGAAAAGCGATTAACAGAGGAACAGAAATTG ATTCACCAGCACAGAAGGCTGACAAGAGCTCAATCTCATCATggctctgaagaagaaaaaaagaaaaggaagatctTGGCACGAAAA AAGTCAAAACGTTCTGCCAATGAAAGTGGGGAAGAACACTCAGCCAAATACAGCAACTCAAATAACTCAG CAGGCTCTGGGGCCAGTTCTCCTTTAACATCTCCATCATCCCCCACTCCGCCCTCCACAGCAG GCATCAAGTTTACAGCATCTGATTTACTTCCTATTCCTTTTAACACACTCTTTTAA
- the PXK gene encoding PX domain-containing protein kinase-like protein isoform X4 — MAFMEKPPAGKVLLDDTVPLTAQIEASQSLHSHTEYIIRVQRGVSTENSWQIVRRYSDFDLLNNSLQISTLSLPLPPKKLIGNMEREFIAERQKGLQAYLDVITTHHILSNCELVKKFLDPNSYSVNYTEIALQHVSMFFRSEPKWEVVEPLKDIGWRIRKKYFLMKIKNQPKERLVLSWADLGPDKYLSDRDLQYAVKLLSSCSHPYIYKITFATANESSALVIRPFSEKGTLKDLIYKAKPKDPFLKKYCNPKKIQGLELQQIKTYGRQILEVLKFLHEKGFPYGHLHSANVMLDGDTCKLLDLENSLLGLPSFYRSYFSQFRKINTLEGVDVHCFGHLLYEMTYGRPPDTIPVESFPPAPSVFVVSVLESILTCEALKNGMPTVSRLLQMPLFSDVLLTNSEKPQFKIPTKLKEALKISKECIEKRLTEEQKLIHQHRRLTRAQSHHGSEEEKKKRKILARKKSKRSANESGEEHSAKYSNSNNSGSGASSPLTSPSSPTPPSTAGIKFTASDLLPIPFNTLF; from the exons ATGGCTTTCATGGAGAAGCCGCCGGCCGGCAAGGTGCTGCTGGACGACACGGTGCCGCTGACAGCGCAGATCGAGGCGAGCCAGAGCCTGCACTCGCACACG gAATACATAATCCGTGTCCAGAGAGGAGTTTCAACAGAAAACAGCTGGCAG attGTGAGGCGATATAGTGACTTTGACTTGTTGAATAATAGCCTGCAG ATCTCAACTCTAAGTCTACCTCTTCCTCCAAAAAAGTTGATTGGAAATATGGAGCGTGAATTCATTGCTGAAAGACAGAAGGGCCTCCAGGCCTACCTGGATGTAATTACCACCCATCACATACTGTCCAACTGTGAACTGGTAAAGAAATTCTTGGACCCAAACAGCTATTCTGTAAATTACACTG aaattGCCTTACAGCATGTTTCAATGTTCTTCCGATCAGAGCCAAAGTGGGAAGTAGTTGAACCATTAAAAGATATAG GTTGGCGAATACgtaagaaatatttcctaatgaAAATTAAGAATCAACCAAAGGAACGGCTAGTGTTAAGCTGG GCTGATCTTGGCCCTGATAAATACTTGTCTGACAGAGACTTACAGTATGCTGTGAAACTTCTTTCTTCCTGTTCT CATCCCTATATTTACAAAATCACTTTTGCCACTGCCAACGAATCTTCAGCGCTGGTTATTAGACCATTCAGTGAAAAAGGGACACTAAAGGACCTTATTTATAAG GCAAAGCCAAAAGACCCATTCCTGAAGAAGTATTGCAATCCTAAAAAAATTCAAGGTCTTGAACttcagcaaataaaaacatatgGAAGGCAAATATTAGAg gTATTAAAATTCCTCCATGAGAAAGGATTTCCTTATGGCCATCTTCACTCTGCCAATGTGATGCTGGATGGGGATACCTGCAAGTTACTGGATCTAGAAAATTCCTTGTTGGGACTCCCATCGTTTTATCGATCCTACTTTTCCCAGTTTCGGAAAATTAAT ACTTTAGAGGGTGTTGATGTTCATTGCTTTGGACACTTACTGTATGAAATGACCTATGGAAGACCTCCAGACACCATTCCAGTGGAGAGCTTCCCCCCTGCTCCATCAGTGTTTGTTG tgtcaGTGTTGGAGTCCATTCTGACTTGTGAAGCTCTGAAGAATGGGATGCCAACTGTCTCACGGCTCTTACAGATGCC ATTATTCAGTGATGTCCTGCTAACAAACTCTGAGAAGCCACAGTTTAAG ATTCCTACTAAGCTAAAAGAGGCATTGAAAATCTCCAAGGAATGCATAGAAAAGCGATTAACAGAGGAACAGAAATTG ATTCACCAGCACAGAAGGCTGACAAGAGCTCAATCTCATCATggctctgaagaagaaaaaaagaaaaggaagatctTGGCACGAAAA AAGTCAAAACGTTCTGCCAATGAAAGTGGGGAAGAACACTCAGCCAAATACAGCAACTCAAATAACTCAG GCTCTGGGGCCAGTTCTCCTTTAACATCTCCATCATCCCCCACTCCGCCCTCCACAGCAG GCATCAAGTTTACAGCATCTGATTTACTTCCTATTCCTTTTAACACACTCTTTTAA